From one Bacteriovorax sp. BAL6_X genomic stretch:
- a CDS encoding response regulator, giving the protein MEYSSIKALVVDDLDYIRNSVISILNDIGVENINEAIDGASALRKVVEAHENGSPYQIVFCDVHMPNSDGLDFLFQLRSDKRLADLPVVMVSSENSVSIIKRTIELGANNYLLKPFSANVLEDKMKSVLNIEAAL; this is encoded by the coding sequence ATGGAGTATTCAAGTATCAAGGCACTTGTTGTTGATGATCTCGATTATATTAGAAATTCAGTAATAAGCATTTTAAATGATATCGGTGTTGAAAATATTAATGAAGCAATTGATGGTGCTTCAGCTTTAAGGAAAGTTGTTGAGGCACATGAAAATGGCTCTCCTTATCAAATTGTTTTTTGTGATGTTCATATGCCGAACTCCGATGGCCTAGATTTTTTATTTCAATTAAGATCGGATAAGAGGTTGGCAGACCTACCTGTTGTTATGGTTAGCTCGGAGAATTCTGTTTCTATTATTAAAAGAACAATCGAATTGGGGGCGAATAATTATTTATTAAAGCCTTTTTCAGCGAATGTCTTAGAAGATAAAATGAAATCTGTTCTAAATATAGAAGCGGCCCTATAG
- the lepB gene encoding signal peptidase I has translation MFNKTQEVEEQKPAFLSGQWFKDEALSWIKIILIVFGFRSTFIDHYHIPTGSLLPTNAIGDSIVVNKMSYGLKVPFTEFFNPIYIGGQSLPERGDIVVFEYPINPSILFVKRTIGLPGDTIEVYENELFINGKKIEKTAVEGEEDKELRSLYDKEPSLNPEDMKFYYQTIGEKKFTVGENPTFFRHLNQEKVTVPDGHVFVMGDNRDYSSDSRVWGFVPIKNIRGKAFMVWMSMVYPWSDKPFHFRPSRIGTSL, from the coding sequence ATGTTTAATAAAACGCAAGAAGTTGAGGAGCAGAAACCTGCTTTTCTATCAGGTCAATGGTTTAAAGATGAAGCATTATCATGGATTAAAATTATTTTAATCGTTTTTGGTTTTAGATCGACTTTTATTGACCACTACCATATCCCAACAGGATCATTACTTCCTACAAATGCGATTGGTGACTCGATTGTTGTAAATAAAATGTCTTATGGCCTTAAGGTTCCATTTACTGAGTTTTTTAACCCAATCTATATCGGTGGACAATCTCTCCCAGAACGCGGTGACATTGTTGTTTTCGAATATCCAATAAATCCCTCAATTCTTTTCGTAAAGAGAACAATTGGTCTACCTGGGGATACAATTGAAGTTTATGAAAATGAACTGTTCATTAATGGTAAGAAGATTGAGAAGACAGCTGTCGAAGGTGAAGAGGATAAAGAGCTAAGAAGTCTATATGATAAAGAACCTTCACTTAATCCTGAAGATATGAAGTTCTATTACCAAACAATTGGTGAGAAGAAGTTCACAGTAGGTGAGAATCCAACATTCTTTAGACATCTAAATCAAGAAAAGGTAACTGTTCCTGATGGACACGTTTTTGTAATGGGCGATAACAGAGATTATTCAAGTGATTCTCGTGTTTGGGGATTTGTCCCTATAAAGAATATTCGTGGTAAGGCATTCATGGTGTGGATGTCGATGGTGTACCCTTGGTCCGACAAGCCATTTCACTTTAGACCAAGTCGAATCGGTACATCTCTTTAA
- a CDS encoding bifunctional 2-polyprenyl-6-hydroxyphenol methylase/3-demethylubiquinol 3-O-methyltransferase UbiG has product MKKALLLKLIIILSCLFRDAFARQSISGSRYELLTGQRVQEKASNMWDKKFAQHDYIYGKSPAHFLAKNYQQIPRGATVLDIGMGEGRNAVFLASKGYKVTGVDISSVAIDKSLRLARQAGVRIKTIHKSVDDLKIANNSLDAIICFYYVDREVSEKLKKWLRPGGVIIYEGYTTEHKKKYKEQSVDSYFLKPAELLSMFNDFKILKYEEPRHNAELTQSIIAQKPE; this is encoded by the coding sequence ATGAAGAAAGCGCTATTGCTTAAACTCATCATTATATTATCTTGCCTATTTCGCGATGCCTTCGCACGTCAGAGTATTTCTGGTTCTCGCTATGAATTATTGACTGGCCAAAGGGTCCAAGAAAAAGCCTCAAATATGTGGGATAAGAAATTTGCCCAGCATGATTATATCTATGGAAAGTCCCCGGCTCACTTTCTAGCAAAAAATTATCAGCAGATTCCTAGAGGTGCGACTGTTCTAGATATTGGAATGGGTGAGGGGAGAAACGCTGTCTTCCTTGCTTCAAAAGGTTATAAAGTAACAGGTGTTGATATTAGCTCAGTTGCTATTGATAAGTCCCTAAGACTTGCAAGACAAGCAGGTGTTCGTATTAAGACAATTCACAAATCAGTTGATGATTTAAAAATTGCAAATAACTCACTAGATGCAATTATTTGCTTCTACTATGTTGATAGAGAAGTTTCTGAAAAGTTGAAGAAGTGGCTTAGACCTGGCGGAGTTATTATTTATGAAGGCTACACGACTGAGCACAAGAAGAAATACAAAGAGCAGAGCGTCGATTCATATTTTTTAAAACCTGCGGAGCTATTAAGCATGTTCAATGATTTCAAAATTCTTAAATATGAAGAGCCACGTCACAATGCCGAGCTTACTCAATCGATCATCGCTCAAAAGCCTGAATAA
- a CDS encoding ABC transporter substrate-binding protein, with protein MKKGIFLLLLSTLLLSVVGCNKSGGAKKSNNTFYYNLSGTPTTLNPLSSTDAYSSNVHGYVLEGLLTKDIETNEWQPALAESWSIENDGYDFVFKIREGVKWHDGKPLTVEDVKFSFDAVTHPENKYKTAHMKSYFANFKEAIIEGPRTIRFKASKKYFGNLMSIASGGYLAIVPKHIYENPTEEQEKELNKTLVGTGPYIFKELRRGKGISLVQNKDWWGYKTDLYKNDYSYGEIFMRFINESSVAIQRLEKGDLDFNALSPEEYEQKTNGPRWGKDVLKVKTENKSVKGYGFVGWNFKSPIFKSKEVRKAMNYLMNREEMNKKFRFGYSVLATGPLYVQSEYANKDVKAIPFNVEEAIKILKNDGWKDSDGDAVLDKMIDGKKTKLAFTILNPSKTFSKYLTMYQQDAKKAGVAIEVKYIEWNSFIKALDERNFDAVTLAWSGGSLDWDPKQIWHSDSAANNGSNFISYSNKEVDKLIDQAQLTLDKEARKTMLKKVYKLIAEDYPYIFLFNDRYTFYGHTKRMQKEKDTFTYGVGYGSKWSIKPAK; from the coding sequence ATGAAAAAAGGAATCTTTTTACTTCTTTTAAGTACACTTCTATTGTCTGTAGTAGGGTGTAATAAAAGCGGTGGAGCTAAAAAATCAAACAACACTTTTTACTACAATCTAAGTGGTACACCTACAACTCTGAACCCGTTATCATCAACTGATGCATACTCATCTAATGTTCATGGTTATGTACTTGAAGGTCTTCTAACTAAAGACATTGAAACAAATGAGTGGCAACCTGCTCTTGCTGAATCATGGTCAATTGAAAATGATGGTTATGATTTTGTTTTCAAAATTAGAGAAGGTGTTAAGTGGCATGATGGAAAGCCTCTTACTGTAGAAGATGTAAAATTTTCTTTTGATGCGGTAACTCATCCAGAAAATAAGTATAAGACAGCTCACATGAAGTCTTACTTCGCTAACTTTAAAGAAGCGATCATTGAAGGTCCAAGAACAATTCGTTTTAAGGCCAGTAAAAAATACTTTGGTAACTTAATGTCAATTGCTAGTGGTGGATACCTTGCAATCGTTCCAAAGCACATCTATGAAAACCCAACTGAAGAGCAAGAAAAAGAACTTAACAAGACTTTAGTTGGTACTGGTCCTTATATCTTTAAAGAGCTTAGAAGAGGTAAAGGTATCTCTCTAGTTCAAAATAAAGATTGGTGGGGATATAAAACTGATCTTTATAAGAATGATTACTCATACGGTGAAATCTTCATGAGATTTATCAATGAATCTTCTGTTGCTATTCAAAGACTTGAAAAAGGTGACTTAGACTTCAATGCTCTTTCACCTGAAGAGTATGAGCAAAAAACAAATGGCCCAAGATGGGGTAAAGATGTTTTAAAAGTTAAAACAGAAAATAAGTCAGTAAAAGGTTACGGATTTGTAGGTTGGAACTTTAAGAGCCCAATCTTTAAATCAAAAGAAGTTCGTAAAGCAATGAACTACCTAATGAACCGTGAAGAGATGAATAAGAAGTTCCGTTTTGGATACTCTGTTCTAGCAACTGGTCCACTATACGTTCAATCTGAATATGCAAATAAAGACGTTAAAGCGATTCCTTTTAATGTTGAAGAAGCAATTAAAATTCTAAAGAATGATGGTTGGAAAGACTCAGACGGTGACGCTGTTCTTGATAAAATGATTGATGGAAAGAAGACTAAACTTGCTTTCACAATCTTAAACCCTTCAAAAACTTTTTCTAAATACCTAACTATGTATCAACAAGATGCAAAGAAAGCTGGTGTTGCTATTGAAGTTAAGTACATTGAGTGGAACTCATTCATTAAAGCACTTGATGAAAGAAACTTTGATGCTGTTACTCTTGCATGGTCTGGTGGATCACTAGATTGGGATCCAAAGCAAATCTGGCACTCAGATTCAGCTGCTAATAACGGATCTAACTTTATTTCTTATTCAAATAAAGAAGTTGATAAGCTAATCGACCAGGCGCAACTTACTCTTGATAAAGAGGCAAGAAAGACAATGCTTAAAAAAGTATACAAGCTAATTGCTGAAGACTACCCATATATTTTCCTATTTAATGATCGTTACACTTTCTACGGACATACTAAGCGTATGCAAAAAGAGAAAGATACTTTTACTTACGGCGTTGGATACGGAAGTAAGTGGTCGATTAAACCAGCTAAGTAA
- a CDS encoding ABC transporter permease subunit, with translation MFVMVNLAPGSPIEQKLQQMRFGGVGQTTTDTSSNNGAVSQEVVEALKKQYGFDKPLHVRYVIWLKNLATLDFGESFTYEEPVIDVVMSKLPVSIQFGLVSFIMSYLICIPLGVIKAVKAGTKFDAASSFILSALYSIPPFMLGILLLVYFAGGTFVDWFPIGDLVSDYYDDLGFFGKISDRVWHFVLPLIAYMVGQFTVLTLLMRNSMLDVISQDYVRTARAKGLSDKMVYYKHALRNALIPIVTGFGHFLSLFFAGSLLIERIFNLDGIGLLGYQSLLERDYNVIMGLFFIQTVLMFLGNLISDILYTVVDPRIDFS, from the coding sequence ATGTTTGTTATGGTTAACCTAGCACCAGGTTCGCCAATTGAACAAAAGCTTCAGCAAATGAGATTTGGTGGAGTTGGTCAAACAACAACTGATACAAGCTCTAACAATGGCGCAGTATCTCAAGAAGTAGTTGAGGCACTTAAGAAACAATATGGTTTTGATAAACCACTTCATGTTCGTTATGTGATTTGGCTAAAGAATCTTGCAACACTTGATTTTGGAGAGTCATTTACATATGAAGAACCAGTAATTGATGTTGTTATGAGTAAACTACCAGTATCAATTCAATTTGGTTTAGTGTCCTTTATAATGTCCTATCTAATATGTATCCCTCTCGGGGTCATTAAGGCCGTTAAGGCAGGAACCAAATTTGATGCAGCATCATCGTTTATTCTATCTGCGCTTTATTCAATTCCACCGTTTATGTTAGGTATCTTACTTCTTGTTTACTTTGCTGGTGGGACATTTGTGGATTGGTTTCCGATTGGTGACCTTGTTTCAGATTATTACGATGACCTTGGTTTCTTTGGAAAGATCTCTGATAGAGTTTGGCACTTTGTTCTTCCGCTTATTGCGTATATGGTCGGGCAGTTTACAGTTCTTACTCTTCTTATGAGAAACTCTATGCTAGATGTAATCTCGCAAGATTATGTTCGTACTGCTAGAGCAAAAGGTTTATCAGATAAGATGGTTTACTATAAGCACGCTTTAAGAAATGCCTTAATTCCAATTGTAACTGGATTTGGACACTTCTTATCTCTATTCTTTGCAGGATCTCTTCTTATTGAAAGGATCTTTAACCTAGATGGGATTGGTCTACTTGGTTACCAATCACTACTAGAAAGAGATTATAACGTAATTATGGGACTGTTCTTTATTCAAACTGTCCTAATGTTCTTAGGTAACTTAATCAGTGATATTCTTTACACTGTTGTTGATCCAAGGATTGATTTCTCATGA
- a CDS encoding ABC transporter permease subunit, giving the protein MIERFIENELTLKRWRRFKKRKSAVVAVVLLFASVLLTLSAPLIANSKPIYMTYQGKSYFPVFKDYHPKEFGITNVYVTNYRTLEMDSVVWPLVQWDPFESNRDVYEYPAPPSDENIMGTDDRGRDVFTRLLYGYKYSIAYAFLVWLLSTIMGVFFGGIMGYFGGKVDFFGQRVVEIFSTVPVFLLLLTMISIFKPTLTLLIFISSIFGWMGVSYYARGEFLKNRKQEFVEAARGMGASTSRIIIKHILPNSLGPIITFAPFSIAAGISGLASLDYLGFGLAVPTPSWGELLNQAHQNFRIAWWLAVYPSAALFSSLFLLVLVGDGVRDALDPKMK; this is encoded by the coding sequence ATGATTGAAAGATTTATTGAAAACGAACTTACACTTAAAAGATGGAGACGCTTTAAAAAGAGAAAATCTGCTGTTGTTGCAGTAGTTCTTCTTTTTGCTTCTGTACTTTTAACTTTATCGGCACCATTAATTGCTAATAGCAAGCCGATTTATATGACTTACCAAGGAAAGTCTTACTTTCCAGTATTCAAGGACTACCACCCTAAAGAGTTTGGTATTACTAATGTTTACGTTACTAATTATCGAACTCTAGAAATGGATAGTGTTGTTTGGCCTTTAGTTCAATGGGATCCATTTGAATCTAATAGAGACGTATATGAGTATCCTGCACCTCCTAGTGATGAAAATATCATGGGGACAGATGATAGAGGGCGTGATGTATTCACTCGTCTTCTTTATGGATATAAGTATTCGATTGCTTACGCATTTCTAGTATGGCTACTGTCGACTATAATGGGAGTTTTCTTTGGTGGTATCATGGGATACTTTGGTGGGAAAGTGGACTTCTTCGGCCAGCGTGTTGTTGAAATCTTTAGTACTGTACCAGTATTCTTATTACTACTTACGATGATTTCTATCTTTAAGCCGACTTTAACGCTTTTAATTTTCATCTCTTCTATCTTTGGATGGATGGGTGTTAGTTATTACGCTCGTGGTGAGTTCTTAAAAAATAGAAAACAAGAATTCGTAGAAGCTGCTCGAGGTATGGGAGCATCAACTTCTCGTATTATCATTAAGCATATTCTTCCAAACTCTCTTGGTCCGATTATTACATTCGCACCATTCTCTATTGCAGCTGGGATCTCTGGTCTTGCTTCTCTAGATTATCTTGGGTTTGGTCTTGCAGTTCCAACACCTTCTTGGGGAGAGCTTTTAAATCAAGCTCACCAGAACTTTAGAATTGCATGGTGGCTTGCTGTTTATCCATCAGCAGCACTATTTTCTAGTTTATTCTTACTCGTTCTTGTAGGGGATGGGGTAAGAGATGCACTTGATCCAAAAATGAAATAA
- a CDS encoding ABC transporter substrate-binding protein yields the protein MRIFILIFSAILFLNSHAKNYRILSTLPSFTESMFYLDAGGLLVGVSNYCNYPEDAKKLPRYGSSFEINLEKVVSDKVTSVLLAEVQGGRVKKNLEKLGVDVITTPYKRLGDAVEMLKIFNKKFKLNKDQKIENFSNNLDALLKPISKGKRVLMIIDEKFKDGKLHEVRAIGVDNYYHEILTKLGAKNIVTESGYPIRSLESLLTSKFDLILRISDRKVKSEEDWKNSFFKDKIYLYEKDYAVVLGPRTLLLVKDFREILK from the coding sequence GTGAGAATATTCATCTTAATATTCTCCGCCATTCTTTTCTTAAATTCTCACGCAAAAAATTATCGAATTCTATCTACACTACCTAGCTTTACTGAATCAATGTTCTACCTTGATGCTGGTGGCTTGCTTGTTGGTGTTTCTAATTACTGTAATTATCCAGAAGATGCAAAGAAGCTTCCTCGCTATGGTTCTTCATTTGAAATTAACCTCGAAAAAGTAGTAAGTGATAAAGTCACTTCTGTTCTCTTGGCGGAGGTTCAGGGGGGACGAGTCAAAAAGAACCTCGAAAAGCTTGGTGTTGATGTCATCACGACTCCTTATAAGAGACTAGGTGATGCAGTTGAAATGCTTAAGATTTTCAATAAGAAGTTTAAGCTCAATAAAGATCAGAAGATTGAAAACTTCTCTAATAACTTAGATGCTCTTTTAAAACCTATTTCAAAAGGAAAAAGGGTTTTAATGATCATTGATGAAAAATTCAAAGATGGTAAATTACATGAAGTCAGGGCGATTGGTGTCGACAATTATTATCATGAGATATTAACAAAATTAGGTGCTAAGAATATTGTAACGGAATCGGGTTATCCGATAAGAAGTCTTGAAAGTTTACTGACTTCAAAATTTGATTTAATTCTTCGAATCTCTGATCGAAAAGTAAAATCAGAAGAAGATTGGAAGAATTCCTTTTTTAAAGATAAAATTTATCTATACGAAAAAGATTATGCAGTTGTTCTAGGGCCTAGAACATTGTTACTTGTAAAGGATTTTAGGGAGATTTTGAAGTGA
- a CDS encoding ATP-binding cassette domain-containing protein: MIHCENLSIQNRLSVKEFSFESGHCGVIGPNGAGKSSFLKAVANLVDFQGKCFVEGDVAYCGDCSSIQSDMAAQEVLNYARGSKAQDLDYLKKLVSHFNFECLLSRKVSTLSGGEKQRLNLISAFYYDCELTLLDEPTNFLDPIYVESLSHFLQDYKKSCFVVSHDFNFIINICSRLVAFENLKLSFDSTIDEAFEYKVFDKIFHKKFNYHVMDNKRYIL; encoded by the coding sequence GTGATTCATTGTGAAAATTTATCAATTCAAAATAGGTTATCTGTTAAAGAATTCTCGTTTGAATCTGGTCACTGTGGTGTTATTGGTCCAAATGGTGCGGGGAAATCGAGCTTTCTCAAGGCCGTTGCAAATCTTGTCGATTTTCAAGGAAAGTGCTTTGTCGAAGGTGATGTTGCATATTGTGGTGATTGTTCTTCTATTCAAAGTGATATGGCCGCCCAGGAAGTTTTAAACTATGCACGTGGTAGTAAGGCACAAGACTTAGATTATCTTAAAAAGTTAGTTTCACATTTTAACTTTGAATGTCTTTTGTCGAGAAAGGTGTCAACACTTAGTGGTGGAGAGAAACAAAGACTTAATCTTATTAGCGCCTTTTACTATGACTGTGAATTAACATTATTAGATGAACCAACGAATTTCTTAGATCCAATTTATGTAGAGAGCTTAAGTCATTTTCTTCAAGACTATAAGAAAAGTTGTTTCGTTGTTTCTCATGACTTTAACTTTATTATCAATATATGTAGCCGACTTGTGGCATTTGAGAATTTAAAATTAAGTTTTGATTCGACTATCGATGAGGCATTTGAATATAAGGTGTTTGATAAGATATTTCATAAGAAGTTTAATTACCATGTCATGGATAATAAGAGGTATATTCTGTGA
- a CDS encoding iron ABC transporter permease, which yields MKKTMLLYLVVIIAVALTPFIGREGLINLDVQGLYILENLRLPRVYLAFLVGGILSVIGSTTQVIFRNPLATPYTLGFSSVAALGLAIAELGFNSFSLGAYVALSSIFLLILLFLYLNKFSSQRVLLFGVCLSIFSSSAIVFVQSMLGNESIARLIRWMMGSLSIVGFEGLFYTAPIYILGLIFFIIHKRSLTLISIGEDFAQTRGVPTRKINATLILISNILIAVVVWQCGPIGFVGLIIPHIIRRLVSANYERSLIPTFILGGGFLVFCDFISRIVLENSIVPIGAITACIGAPVLALQLFRKQ from the coding sequence GTGAAGAAGACAATGCTCTTATACCTAGTCGTTATTATTGCTGTAGCTCTGACACCATTTATAGGTCGTGAGGGATTAATTAATTTAGATGTACAGGGCCTTTATATTTTAGAAAACTTAAGGCTTCCACGTGTTTATTTGGCCTTTCTCGTTGGTGGAATACTTTCTGTTATTGGCAGTACGACTCAGGTGATTTTTAGAAATCCACTTGCAACGCCATATACGCTGGGATTCTCAAGTGTGGCGGCCCTTGGACTTGCTATTGCTGAATTAGGGTTTAACTCTTTCTCCTTAGGAGCCTATGTTGCTCTTTCATCAATTTTTCTACTTATCTTATTATTTCTTTATCTTAATAAGTTCTCTTCTCAAAGAGTTCTACTTTTTGGTGTATGTCTTTCTATCTTCTCATCTAGCGCCATTGTCTTTGTTCAAAGTATGCTTGGTAATGAAAGTATTGCGAGATTAATTCGTTGGATGATGGGAAGTCTTTCTATCGTAGGATTTGAGGGACTATTTTATACGGCCCCTATATACATTCTAGGGCTAATCTTCTTTATCATACATAAAAGAAGCTTAACTCTCATTTCTATTGGGGAAGACTTTGCTCAAACGAGAGGAGTTCCAACTCGTAAGATCAATGCTACATTAATTCTTATCTCGAATATTCTAATCGCCGTAGTTGTTTGGCAATGTGGACCAATTGGTTTTGTGGGTTTAATTATTCCACATATTATAAGAAGACTTGTTAGTGCTAATTACGAGAGAAGTTTAATACCTACCTTTATTTTAGGTGGTGGCTTCTTAGTGTTTTGTGACTTTATTTCAAGAATTGTTTTGGAGAATAGCATTGTACCGATTGGAGCGATTACAGCATGTATTGGAGCACCAGTGTTGGCACTCCAACTATTTAGAAAGCAATAA
- a CDS encoding S1C family serine protease, whose translation MKSKFRPFFLILILLTSFNSNALFDENKAVLESERNTISVFDRSVNSVVNISTLGRMRTRRGFFFSMTNKQVVKGEGSGWVWDDKGHIITNYHVVEGGENFLIRFNNNKKEYKAKLVGTEPAKDIAVLKLIEVPRDIKPLNRGDSDKVRVGQKAIAIGSPFGLDATVTTGIISAKNRGVQGIGGVEIRGMLQTDSSINPGNSGGPLFDSSGKVIGVNTMIFSNSGSSAGVGFAIPINIVSKVVPQIIKYGMVKRPGLGIAIAEKRELSYFYGIDVEKGLPIQSVRPGGPSEKAGLKGLVQDPRTRSIILGDVILKIDGKEINDFDDIFNTLYEYKVGDKVEVLYRRGTALKKAIVKLEEINRN comes from the coding sequence ATGAAAAGCAAATTTAGGCCATTCTTTTTAATTCTTATTCTATTAACATCCTTTAATTCAAATGCTTTGTTTGATGAAAATAAAGCTGTTTTAGAGAGTGAACGAAATACGATTTCAGTATTTGATCGCTCGGTGAACTCAGTCGTAAATATTTCAACTCTTGGTCGCATGAGAACCAGAAGAGGATTTTTCTTTTCAATGACAAATAAGCAAGTTGTCAAAGGAGAAGGATCTGGTTGGGTCTGGGATGACAAGGGCCATATCATTACAAATTATCACGTCGTTGAGGGTGGAGAAAACTTTCTTATAAGGTTTAACAATAATAAGAAAGAGTATAAGGCCAAGTTAGTTGGAACAGAGCCGGCAAAGGATATTGCCGTTCTAAAGTTAATCGAAGTCCCAAGAGATATTAAACCTCTTAACAGAGGAGATTCTGATAAAGTCAGAGTTGGTCAAAAGGCCATTGCCATTGGTTCACCATTTGGACTAGATGCGACGGTCACAACAGGAATTATCTCAGCAAAGAATCGTGGAGTTCAAGGTATTGGAGGAGTTGAAATTCGAGGGATGCTCCAAACAGACTCTTCAATAAACCCTGGAAACTCAGGAGGACCATTATTTGACTCTTCTGGAAAAGTAATCGGTGTCAATACAATGATTTTTTCAAACTCGGGGTCATCAGCAGGTGTCGGTTTCGCTATCCCTATCAATATTGTCAGTAAAGTAGTTCCACAAATTATTAAGTATGGAATGGTAAAAAGACCAGGTCTTGGAATTGCTATTGCAGAAAAAAGAGAGCTTTCTTATTTTTATGGTATTGACGTTGAAAAAGGACTTCCTATTCAAAGTGTTCGCCCAGGTGGCCCATCTGAAAAAGCAGGCCTAAAAGGTCTAGTCCAAGATCCTCGTACCAGAAGTATTATTCTTGGTGATGTCATACTAAAGATTGATGGAAAAGAGATTAATGACTTTGATGATATTTTCAATACCCTATATGAGTACAAAGTTGGGGATAAGGTCGAAGTTCTCTATCGTAGAGGAACAGCTCTTAAAAAGGCCATCGTAAAACTAGAAGAAATTAACAGAAATTAA
- a CDS encoding phosphatidylserine decarboxylase, with amino-acid sequence MDINYFNRYTNQMEVEKVYGDSAINFLYGNPLGKLISGAITSSIVSCMYGEIQNMNFTKNKIPKFVKDYQINMDEFLPTEGRSKDDPYGSFNEFFIRRFKDGKRPFLDEADSMSAFAEARYFGYESITNQVKIPVKGKFLNSTELLQNAKWERIFEDGPLLLARLCPVDYHRFHYPLDGEVIDYYKIGGGYHSVNPLALRKKNDIFSTNIREVTVMETKEFGKIAYVEVGATMVGRIVQSSELATFSRGDEKGYFLFGGSTVIVIGEKGKWTPTSDILNNTKNGIETYIHLADKVAQTGK; translated from the coding sequence GTGGATATTAATTATTTTAATCGTTATACAAATCAAATGGAAGTGGAGAAAGTTTACGGAGATTCCGCAATCAACTTCTTGTATGGAAATCCGCTTGGAAAGCTGATATCTGGTGCAATTACTTCATCAATCGTCTCTTGTATGTATGGCGAAATTCAAAATATGAATTTTACTAAAAATAAGATTCCAAAATTTGTTAAAGATTACCAGATCAATATGGATGAGTTTTTACCAACTGAAGGGCGCTCTAAGGATGATCCCTATGGAAGCTTTAATGAATTTTTTATACGTAGATTTAAAGATGGAAAGAGGCCATTTCTTGATGAAGCTGATTCGATGTCGGCTTTTGCTGAAGCTAGATATTTTGGATACGAGTCAATTACTAACCAAGTAAAGATTCCAGTTAAAGGTAAATTCTTAAATTCAACTGAATTACTACAAAATGCAAAGTGGGAGAGAATTTTTGAAGATGGGCCACTTTTACTCGCAAGATTATGCCCTGTCGATTATCACAGATTTCACTATCCTCTTGATGGAGAAGTTATTGATTATTACAAGATTGGTGGTGGATACCACTCTGTCAATCCACTTGCTCTTCGTAAAAAGAATGATATTTTCAGTACGAATATTCGCGAAGTGACAGTAATGGAAACGAAAGAGTTTGGTAAAATTGCTTACGTAGAAGTTGGGGCAACAATGGTAGGCCGTATTGTTCAATCAAGTGAGTTAGCAACATTTTCAAGAGGTGATGAAAAAGGTTACTTCTTATTTGGTGGCTCAACAGTTATTGTTATTGGCGAAAAGGGGAAGTGGACGCCTACTTCAGATATTTTGAATAATACTAAAAATGGTATTGAAACTTATATTCATTTGGCCGATAAAGTAGCACAAACTGGAAAGTGA